A genomic stretch from Microtus pennsylvanicus isolate mMicPen1 chromosome 9, mMicPen1.hap1, whole genome shotgun sequence includes:
- the Zbtb34 gene encoding zinc finger and BTB domain-containing protein 34 isoform X2, producing MDSSSFIQFDVPEHSSTVLSQLNELRLQGKLCDIIVHIQGQPFRAHKAVLAASSPYFRDHSALSTMSGLSISVIKNPSVFEQLLSFCYTGRMSLQLKDVVSFLTAASFLQMQCVIDKCTQILESIHSKISVGDVDSVTIGAEENPESRNGVKDGSFFANPVEISPPYCPQVRQPPVSSDLRMETTPNKALRSRLQEEGHSDRGSSGSVSEYEIQIEGDHEQGDLLVRESQITEVKVKMEKSERPSCSDSSSLGDDGYHTEMVDGEQVVAVNVGAYGSVLQHAYPYSQAASQPSSMPEAFGSQSNSSPSRSMLSCFRGRGARQKRALSVHLHSDLQGAVQGSDSEAMMNNPSYESSPRERSARGYWYPYNERLICIYCGKSFNQKGSLDRHMRLHMGITPFVCKFCGKKYTRKDQLEYHIRGHTDDKPFRCEVCGKCFPFQGTLNQHLRKNHPGVTEVRSRMESPERTDVYVEQKLESDVSVSEMALDSRMEIHTVSDAPD from the coding sequence ATGGACAGCAGCAGTTTCATTCAGTTCGATGTGCCTGAGCACAGCAGCACTGTTCTGAGCCAACTAAACGAGCTCCGCCTGCAAGGGAAGCTATGTGACATCATCGTCCACATTCAGGGTCAGCCATTCCGAGCCCACAAAGCTGTCCTCGCGGCCAGCTCCCCGTATTTCCGGGACCATTCGGCATTGAGCACTATGAGTGGCTTGTCGATATCTGTGATTAAGAACCCCAGCGTGTTTGAGCAGTTGCTGTCCTTCTGTTACACTGGAAGAATGTCCTTGCAGTTGAAGGATGTTGTCAGTTTTCTGACCGCAGCCAGCTTCCTTCAGATGCAGTGTGTCATTGACAAGTGCACGCAGATCCTGGAGAGCATCCACTCAAAGATCAGTGTGGGAGATGTTGACTCTGTCACCATTGGTGCTGAAGAGAATCCCGAGAGCCGGAATGGAGTGAAAGATGGCAGCTTCTTCGCCAATCCTGTTGAGATCTCCCCTCCATATTGCCCTCAGGTACGGCAGCCTCCAGTCAGCAGCGATCTCCGGATGGAGACAACCCCCAACAAAGCCCTTCGGAGCCGCTTACAGGAAGAGGGACACTCAGATCGGGGGAGCAGTGGCAGTGTGTCTGAGTACGAGATTCAAATTGAAGGGGACCACGAGCAAGGGGACTTGTTAGTGAGGGAGAGCCAGATCACTGAGGTAAAAGTGAAGATGGAAAAGTCTGAGCGGCCCAGTTGTTCTGACAGCTCCTCCCTGGGTGATGATGGCTACCACACAGAAATGGTTGATGGGGAGCAAGTTGTGGCGGTGAACGTGGGTGCCTATGGCTCTGTGCTCCAGCATGCGTATCCCTACTCCCAGGCAGCCTCACAGCCTTCCAGCATGCCAGAAGCTTTTGGAAGTCAGAGTAATTCCAGCCCATCCAGGTCCATGCTGAGCTGCTTCCGAGGCCGTGGTGCCCGCCAGAAGCGGGCTCTGTCTGTTCACCTGCACAGTGACCTGCAGGGTGCAGTGCAAGGATCTGACAGTGAAGCCATGATGAACAATCCCAGTTATGAGAGCAGTCCCCGGGAGAGGAGTGCAAGGGGTTACTGGTACCCATACAATGAGAGGTTGATCTGTATTTACTGTGGGAAGTCCTTTAACCAGAAGGGAAGCCTCGACAGGCACATGCGACTGCATATGGGAATCACCCCCTTTGTGTGCAAGTTCTGTGGGAAGAAGTACACACGCAAGGACCAGCTGGAGTACCACATCCGGGGCCACACTGATGACAAACCATTCCGCTGTGAGGTCTGTGGAAAGTGCTTTCCATTCCAGGGCACCCTCAACCAGCACCTGCGGAAAAACCACCCAGGTGTCACTGAGGTCAGGAGTCGCATGGAGTCTCCCGAAAGAACAGATGTGTACGTGGAACAGAAACTTGAAAGTGATGTGTCAGTCTCAGAAATGGCTCTAGATTCCCGAATGGAGATCCACACAGTATCTGATGCGCCTGACTAA
- the Zbtb34 gene encoding zinc finger and BTB domain-containing protein 34 isoform X1 has translation MESTLEECNSRLRLVSVEMDSSSFIQFDVPEHSSTVLSQLNELRLQGKLCDIIVHIQGQPFRAHKAVLAASSPYFRDHSALSTMSGLSISVIKNPSVFEQLLSFCYTGRMSLQLKDVVSFLTAASFLQMQCVIDKCTQILESIHSKISVGDVDSVTIGAEENPESRNGVKDGSFFANPVEISPPYCPQVRQPPVSSDLRMETTPNKALRSRLQEEGHSDRGSSGSVSEYEIQIEGDHEQGDLLVRESQITEVKVKMEKSERPSCSDSSSLGDDGYHTEMVDGEQVVAVNVGAYGSVLQHAYPYSQAASQPSSMPEAFGSQSNSSPSRSMLSCFRGRGARQKRALSVHLHSDLQGAVQGSDSEAMMNNPSYESSPRERSARGYWYPYNERLICIYCGKSFNQKGSLDRHMRLHMGITPFVCKFCGKKYTRKDQLEYHIRGHTDDKPFRCEVCGKCFPFQGTLNQHLRKNHPGVTEVRSRMESPERTDVYVEQKLESDVSVSEMALDSRMEIHTVSDAPD, from the coding sequence ATTACGCCTCGTGTCAGTAGAAATGGACAGCAGCAGTTTCATTCAGTTCGATGTGCCTGAGCACAGCAGCACTGTTCTGAGCCAACTAAACGAGCTCCGCCTGCAAGGGAAGCTATGTGACATCATCGTCCACATTCAGGGTCAGCCATTCCGAGCCCACAAAGCTGTCCTCGCGGCCAGCTCCCCGTATTTCCGGGACCATTCGGCATTGAGCACTATGAGTGGCTTGTCGATATCTGTGATTAAGAACCCCAGCGTGTTTGAGCAGTTGCTGTCCTTCTGTTACACTGGAAGAATGTCCTTGCAGTTGAAGGATGTTGTCAGTTTTCTGACCGCAGCCAGCTTCCTTCAGATGCAGTGTGTCATTGACAAGTGCACGCAGATCCTGGAGAGCATCCACTCAAAGATCAGTGTGGGAGATGTTGACTCTGTCACCATTGGTGCTGAAGAGAATCCCGAGAGCCGGAATGGAGTGAAAGATGGCAGCTTCTTCGCCAATCCTGTTGAGATCTCCCCTCCATATTGCCCTCAGGTACGGCAGCCTCCAGTCAGCAGCGATCTCCGGATGGAGACAACCCCCAACAAAGCCCTTCGGAGCCGCTTACAGGAAGAGGGACACTCAGATCGGGGGAGCAGTGGCAGTGTGTCTGAGTACGAGATTCAAATTGAAGGGGACCACGAGCAAGGGGACTTGTTAGTGAGGGAGAGCCAGATCACTGAGGTAAAAGTGAAGATGGAAAAGTCTGAGCGGCCCAGTTGTTCTGACAGCTCCTCCCTGGGTGATGATGGCTACCACACAGAAATGGTTGATGGGGAGCAAGTTGTGGCGGTGAACGTGGGTGCCTATGGCTCTGTGCTCCAGCATGCGTATCCCTACTCCCAGGCAGCCTCACAGCCTTCCAGCATGCCAGAAGCTTTTGGAAGTCAGAGTAATTCCAGCCCATCCAGGTCCATGCTGAGCTGCTTCCGAGGCCGTGGTGCCCGCCAGAAGCGGGCTCTGTCTGTTCACCTGCACAGTGACCTGCAGGGTGCAGTGCAAGGATCTGACAGTGAAGCCATGATGAACAATCCCAGTTATGAGAGCAGTCCCCGGGAGAGGAGTGCAAGGGGTTACTGGTACCCATACAATGAGAGGTTGATCTGTATTTACTGTGGGAAGTCCTTTAACCAGAAGGGAAGCCTCGACAGGCACATGCGACTGCATATGGGAATCACCCCCTTTGTGTGCAAGTTCTGTGGGAAGAAGTACACACGCAAGGACCAGCTGGAGTACCACATCCGGGGCCACACTGATGACAAACCATTCCGCTGTGAGGTCTGTGGAAAGTGCTTTCCATTCCAGGGCACCCTCAACCAGCACCTGCGGAAAAACCACCCAGGTGTCACTGAGGTCAGGAGTCGCATGGAGTCTCCCGAAAGAACAGATGTGTACGTGGAACAGAAACTTGAAAGTGATGTGTCAGTCTCAGAAATGGCTCTAGATTCCCGAATGGAGATCCACACAGTATCTGATGCGCCTGACTAA